The following are encoded together in the Odocoileus virginianus isolate 20LAN1187 ecotype Illinois chromosome 28, Ovbor_1.2, whole genome shotgun sequence genome:
- the LOC110122818 gene encoding mas-related G-protein coupled receptor member A6-like: protein MDDYCEMNHCSTDAVGLAEGSLDVGHVTLRSLTVVVSLCGLAGNGIVIWLVRLSHKKTSFLIYSLNLAIADFMNLSFQILFSVRQTLKAAPPPLLWSSCPLHGPEVVLLPRWPEHHDRHQLPALSVLFPIWYRCHCPKHLSAIVSALLWILTFLLNTLRGYACGQLFTKEKKFCDGFKTATAVLVFLQFAILGISSLLLLHRVQGSSQKHQPRRFYLVLLLSFLGFLFGLPLSIIRFYTTEKKNHIFNDICVLLCCVNSTANPAVYFFIGGLQRERPTESLKAVLQRALDEETEDAEDQKVIPAGKMDSVGL, encoded by the coding sequence ATGGACGATTACTGCGAGATGAATCACTGCAGCACTGACGCTGTGGGGCTGGCTGAAGGATCCCTCGATGTTGGGCATGTGACCCTCCGGTCCCTCACCGTGGTTGTGTCCCTTTGTGGACTGGCGGGAAATGGAATCGTGATCTGGCTTGTCCGTCTGTCTCACAAGAAGACCTCCTTCCTCATCTACAGCCTCAACCTGGCCATCGCAGACTTCATGAATCTCAGCTTCCAGATTCTGTTCTCTGTCCGCCAGACCCTGAAGGCCGCTCCTCCACCGCTGCTTTGGTCTTCATGCCCTCTTCATGGTCCTGAGGTGGTTCTTCTACCTCGCTGGCCTGAGCATCATGACCGCCATCAGCTTCCAGCGCTGTCTGTCCTCTTCCCTATCTGGTATCGGTGTCATTGCCCCAAGCACCTGTCCGCCATCGTGAGCGCCCTCCTTTGGATTCTGACCTTTTTGTTAAACACGCTGAGAGGTTATGCCTGTGGTCAGTTATTCACCAAAGAGAAAAAGTTCTGTGATGGATTTAAAACTGCCACCGCTGTGTTGGTCTTCCTTCAGTTCGCCATCCTGGGCATATCCAGTCTGCTGTTGCTCCACCGAGTCCAGGGCAGCTCCCAGAAGCATCAGCCCAGAAGGTTCTACCTGGTCCTCCTGCTCTCGTTCCTGGGCTTCCTCTTCGGCCTGCCCCTCAGTATCATCCGGTTCTacacaactgagaaaaaaaatcacatcttcaATGACATCTGTGTCCTCTTGTGCTGCGTCAACAGCACGGCCAACCCTGCCGTTTACTTCTTCATCGGGGGCCTTCAGAGGGAGCGGCCCACGGAGAGCCTCAAGGCAGTCCTTCAGAGAGCCCTggatgaggagacagaggatgccGAGGACCAGAAAGTGATTCCAGCGGGCAAGATGGACAGCGTGGGCCTCtga